From a region of the Acinetobacter larvae genome:
- a CDS encoding MFS transporter: MDNDAKTGIKHWIPATILMICVVLAFFDKISIAVLFSDATFQHAMGIAQDKAKLGWLMTSFLLAYGFSSMFLSFLGDIFSPKKMLFWSVTSWGILMILMGFTTDYSTMLTLRVLLGLAEGPLFALAYTIVKQTYTDRQQARASTMFLLGTPIGAFLGFPITAFVLAHYDWHSTFFVMGAMTFVVLALIVYGLKDLQLKRTVDLEGVGKRVNFKTHLKNTQRLISNGAFWLLCIFNIALMTYLWGLNSWVPSYLIQDKGFNLKEFGIYSSLPFIAMLLGEVFGAFISDRWGRRAIQVSAGLLVAGIFMYLMVLAHDPMLVIVAMSLSAMAWGFGVAAVFALLARITTADVGATAGGIFNGLGNFASAAAPVVIGAIVMQTGSFNIGISFLAAVAVIGAFFLAPLLQRY, translated from the coding sequence ATGGATAATGATGCAAAAACAGGGATTAAGCATTGGATACCTGCGACCATTTTAATGATCTGCGTGGTATTGGCTTTTTTTGACAAGATCAGCATCGCAGTATTGTTTTCTGACGCAACCTTTCAACACGCCATGGGGATTGCGCAGGACAAAGCCAAACTCGGTTGGCTGATGACCAGCTTTCTGTTGGCATACGGTTTTTCTTCAATGTTTCTGAGTTTTTTGGGCGATATTTTTAGCCCGAAAAAAATGTTGTTTTGGAGTGTGACCTCATGGGGCATTCTCATGATTTTAATGGGCTTCACCACCGACTATAGCACCATGCTGACTTTACGGGTGTTATTGGGGTTGGCAGAAGGTCCGCTGTTTGCCTTGGCTTATACCATTGTTAAACAGACTTATACCGATCGTCAGCAAGCCAGAGCATCAACCATGTTCTTGTTGGGTACCCCCATCGGCGCGTTTTTAGGTTTTCCGATCACAGCCTTTGTCTTGGCACATTACGATTGGCATAGCACCTTTTTTGTCATGGGTGCGATGACTTTTGTGGTCTTGGCTTTGATTGTGTATGGCCTAAAAGACTTGCAGTTGAAACGTACGGTTGATCTGGAAGGCGTAGGGAAACGGGTCAATTTTAAAACCCACTTAAAGAATACCCAGCGTTTGATCAGCAATGGTGCTTTTTGGTTGCTGTGTATTTTTAACATTGCGTTGATGACGTACTTATGGGGATTAAACAGCTGGGTGCCGTCTTATTTAATCCAAGACAAAGGCTTTAACTTAAAAGAATTTGGTATTTATTCCAGCTTACCGTTTATCGCCATGTTGCTGGGTGAAGTATTCGGGGCGTTTATTTCAGATCGTTGGGGACGCCGCGCTATACAAGTCAGTGCGGGACTTTTGGTGGCAGGTATTTTTATGTACTTGATGGTCTTGGCACACGATCCGATGCTGGTCATTGTTGCCATGTCCTTAAGTGCCATGGCGTGGGGCTTTGGGGTCGCCGCAGTATTTGCCCTATTAGCACGGATTACCACAGCCGATGTGGGCGCAACAGCAGGTGGAATTTTTAATGGACTGGGTAATTTTGCCAGTGCAGCGGCACCGGTGGTGATTGGTGCCATTGTGATGCAAACCGGCAGTTTTAATATCGGCATTAGCTTTTTGGCAGCTGTTGCAGTGATTGGGGCATTTTTCTTGGCACCCTTACTACAACGCTACTAG
- a CDS encoding NAD(P)/FAD-dependent oxidoreductase, giving the protein MDRIVIVGAGQAAGWAVHTLRDQGFAGEIHVVSNEEQVFYERPPLSKAVLSREATLESLNLFSKDQVDAFAITWHKPDIAIDVDKTAQTVQLQSGKVLAYDKLLLATGSRARIPVLTWSSMQHVYTLRDIQDCQQLADKLASAEHVAVIGGGWIGLEIAATARKQGKKVDIFEYGSRLCARSVSPEVSDFLLQLHQAMGTQIHLNATQLHLIESSSQRIEVFNADVKLQQFDCVVVGAGADIAKELALQAGLDSKDGIVVNAYGQSSDANIYAAGDVAIHPSLGYCIQSWANAQNQAIATAKSMLGDMTAYQDIPWLWSDQYDCNIQILGTYQPEKTQQVILRKVSDRQLSFFYLDQQQQLLNMIAVNEAKWVKLAKRWMSSARQLDPAQLQDPEFNLMKLK; this is encoded by the coding sequence ATGGATCGAATCGTGATTGTTGGAGCCGGGCAAGCGGCAGGATGGGCTGTACATACCTTACGTGATCAAGGCTTTGCGGGTGAAATTCATGTGGTGTCCAACGAAGAACAAGTGTTTTATGAACGCCCGCCTTTGTCTAAAGCGGTGTTATCGCGTGAAGCGACGCTAGAAAGTTTGAATTTATTTTCGAAGGATCAGGTCGATGCATTTGCGATTACTTGGCATAAACCAGATATCGCGATTGATGTGGATAAGACCGCGCAAACGGTGCAGCTGCAAAGTGGCAAAGTCTTAGCTTATGACAAATTACTGCTTGCCACAGGCAGCCGTGCGCGCATACCTGTTTTGACTTGGTCGAGTATGCAGCATGTGTATACCCTACGCGATATCCAAGATTGCCAGCAATTGGCTGACAAATTGGCGAGCGCTGAGCATGTTGCGGTCATTGGTGGCGGCTGGATTGGTTTGGAAATTGCTGCGACTGCACGCAAACAAGGTAAAAAAGTTGATATTTTTGAGTATGGCAGCAGGCTTTGTGCGCGTAGTGTGAGCCCAGAAGTTTCAGACTTTTTGTTGCAGTTACACCAAGCAATGGGCACTCAGATTCATTTAAATGCAACCCAGTTGCATCTGATTGAAAGCAGTAGTCAGCGTATCGAAGTGTTTAATGCCGATGTGAAATTACAGCAATTTGACTGTGTGGTGGTGGGCGCGGGAGCTGACATTGCCAAGGAGCTGGCATTACAGGCTGGGCTCGACAGTAAAGATGGCATTGTGGTGAATGCCTATGGGCAAAGTTCGGATGCCAATATTTATGCGGCAGGAGATGTCGCGATTCACCCCAGCTTGGGGTATTGCATTCAGTCTTGGGCAAATGCACAAAATCAAGCGATTGCAACAGCGAAGTCGATGTTGGGTGATATGACAGCCTACCAAGATATTCCTTGGTTATGGTCTGATCAATATGACTGCAATATTCAAATTTTAGGGACTTATCAGCCAGAAAAAACGCAGCAAGTCATTCTCCGCAAAGTGTCGGATCGCCAGCTTAGTTTTTTTTATCTGGATCAACAACAGCAGTTACTCAATATGATTGCGGTCAATGAAGCGAAATGGGTCAAACTGGCTAAACGATGGATGAGCAGCGCACGTCAGTTGGATCCAGCACAGTTGCAAGATCCAGAATTTAATCTGATGAAACTAAAATAG
- a CDS encoding VOC family protein: MITGIEVLKFGVENRQEAQRFLTDFGLQAALSDIEATDLYQTQNGCKIYLYDWHDARLPAAIEAGSTLREVTWGVDQLEDLTHLAEKLADVDGFVQHATQLQCRDPNGMTLVFQHSITQPVPTAKTAGINQYGNVQRINAASPVYEQAQPVDIGHVVFFTPDLAKTQAFYIEKLGFYLSDAYRARGAFLRCRAEAFHHDLFLLSIPNKPAGLNHVAFVVRDIHEVIGGGLAMNRQAWSTFIGPGRHPISSAYFWYVHSPLGGAFEYYTNDDYLTADWQPREEEHSLALFTEWAIEGGLDHDTRRQVKSA; encoded by the coding sequence ATGATTACAGGGATAGAAGTGCTCAAGTTCGGTGTGGAGAACCGCCAAGAAGCACAGCGTTTTTTGACTGATTTTGGTTTGCAAGCAGCGCTGTCTGACATTGAGGCGACGGATTTATATCAGACCCAAAACGGCTGCAAAATTTATCTATATGACTGGCATGATGCGCGTTTGCCAGCGGCAATAGAAGCAGGTTCGACTTTACGTGAAGTTACTTGGGGGGTTGATCAGCTTGAAGATTTAACGCATTTGGCGGAGAAACTTGCCGATGTAGACGGCTTTGTACAGCATGCGACACAACTACAATGTCGTGATCCCAATGGCATGACATTGGTTTTTCAGCACAGTATAACCCAGCCTGTGCCTACGGCGAAAACTGCGGGCATTAATCAATATGGCAATGTGCAACGTATCAATGCCGCCAGCCCGGTGTATGAGCAGGCGCAACCCGTCGATATTGGTCATGTGGTATTTTTCACGCCAGATTTGGCGAAGACGCAGGCATTTTATATTGAAAAATTAGGTTTTTATTTATCTGATGCCTATCGTGCCCGCGGTGCATTCTTACGCTGCCGTGCCGAAGCTTTTCATCACGATTTGTTTTTATTGTCGATCCCCAATAAGCCGGCGGGACTAAACCATGTGGCGTTTGTGGTCCGTGATATCCATGAAGTAATTGGTGGCGGTCTGGCGATGAATCGTCAAGCATGGTCAACTTTTATTGGACCTGGGCGTCATCCAATTTCATCTGCTTATTTCTGGTATGTCCATTCACCATTGGGTGGGGCTTTTGAGTACTACACCAATGATGACTATCTCACTGCAGATTGGCAGCCACGCGAAGAAGAACATAGCTTGGCTTTATTTACTGAATGGGCGATTGAAGGTGGTTTAGATCACGATACACGTCGCCAAGTTAAATCAGCTTAG
- a CDS encoding SDR family oxidoreductase, whose amino-acid sequence MLSPEILSNKRILLTGAARGLGRDFAAAIAHAGAHVVMADILTNQVQHEAAQLAAQGLKVSAVSMDISQKQSIQQAVEVAVQRLGGLDGLVNCAALATGVGGVGMQQHDEALWDRVMTVNVKGTWLVSQACVPHLQASGQGKIVNIASDTALWGAPKLLAYVASKGALIAMTRAMASELGEYNICVNTVSPGLTLVEATQYVPQQRHDLYVNGRAIQRQQHPEDVNGTVLYLLSEMSSFVTGQNIPVNGGFVFN is encoded by the coding sequence ATGCTTAGCCCTGAAATTTTAAGCAATAAACGGATTTTGCTCACCGGTGCTGCACGAGGATTGGGACGAGATTTTGCCGCAGCCATCGCCCATGCGGGTGCGCATGTGGTCATGGCCGATATCTTGACCAATCAAGTACAGCATGAGGCGGCACAATTGGCTGCCCAAGGCTTGAAGGTCAGTGCGGTTAGCATGGATATTAGCCAGAAACAGTCGATTCAGCAGGCGGTCGAGGTTGCTGTGCAGCGGTTGGGTGGGCTAGATGGCTTGGTCAATTGCGCCGCCTTAGCAACAGGGGTCGGTGGGGTTGGCATGCAACAACATGACGAAGCACTTTGGGATCGGGTGATGACAGTCAATGTCAAAGGGACTTGGTTGGTTAGCCAAGCCTGTGTTCCTCATTTGCAAGCATCGGGTCAGGGCAAAATTGTCAATATTGCCTCAGATACCGCCTTGTGGGGGGCGCCGAAATTGTTGGCCTATGTGGCGAGTAAAGGCGCTTTGATTGCCATGACCCGTGCGATGGCCAGTGAATTGGGTGAATACAACATTTGTGTCAATACCGTTAGTCCTGGTTTGACTTTGGTAGAAGCGACACAGTATGTGCCACAACAACGCCATGATTTGTATGTAAATGGACGTGCCATTCAACGCCAGCAACATCCTGAAGATGTCAATGGTACGGTGCTGTATTTGCTGTCTGAAATGTCTTCCTTTGTCACGGGGCAGAATATTCCAGTGAATGGCGGCTTTGTGTTTAATTAA
- a CDS encoding Rieske 2Fe-2S domain-containing protein, with translation MTIAIDIEKYLALGLRDQWYPVLASWEVGANPVGITRLGENIVLWRDGDGVVHALEDRCPHRGARLSLGWNLGDRVACWYHGVEVGHDGTVVDVPAVSDCPLKGSDCVKAYAVKEMHDAIFVWFGVDVQAPAADLNLPDQLCDAEWSSFLCMADWKVNHQYAIDNVMDPMHGTYLHCTSHSMAEGERTAEMKHRATPHGFVFEKEGQTGVNFDWVEYGQTGAAWLRLSIPYRKQFGPGGEFWIVGFATPIDEHNTRVFFWRCRKVSGWQRNVWRFLYRNHLEKLHWDVLEQDRIILENLAPNARQHEFLYQHDVGLARLRRMMKKEAEKQLKKIQALQDAQDSSRIRMQDISHA, from the coding sequence ATGACAATAGCAATTGATATTGAAAAATATTTAGCGCTGGGTTTGCGAGATCAATGGTATCCAGTTTTGGCCAGTTGGGAAGTGGGTGCAAATCCTGTCGGTATTACCCGTCTTGGGGAAAATATTGTGTTGTGGCGTGATGGCGATGGCGTGGTGCATGCACTAGAAGATCGCTGTCCACATCGTGGTGCACGTTTATCACTCGGTTGGAATTTAGGCGATCGCGTGGCGTGTTGGTATCACGGTGTAGAGGTTGGTCATGACGGTACGGTGGTTGATGTGCCTGCTGTGAGTGACTGTCCGTTAAAAGGCAGTGATTGCGTGAAGGCTTATGCAGTCAAAGAAATGCATGATGCAATTTTTGTCTGGTTCGGGGTGGATGTACAAGCGCCAGCAGCTGATCTGAATTTACCTGATCAATTGTGTGATGCTGAGTGGAGCTCATTTCTATGTATGGCGGATTGGAAGGTAAATCATCAATATGCCATTGATAATGTTATGGACCCAATGCACGGTACTTATTTGCATTGCACATCGCACTCCATGGCGGAAGGTGAACGCACGGCAGAAATGAAACATCGTGCAACACCACATGGCTTTGTATTTGAAAAAGAAGGTCAAACTGGCGTGAACTTTGACTGGGTAGAGTACGGTCAAACGGGTGCAGCATGGCTGCGTTTATCGATTCCATATCGTAAGCAGTTTGGACCGGGTGGGGAGTTCTGGATTGTTGGTTTTGCAACCCCGATTGATGAGCACAATACCCGCGTATTTTTCTGGCGTTGTCGTAAGGTCAGTGGTTGGCAGCGTAATGTCTGGCGCTTTTTATATCGTAATCATCTGGAAAAATTACACTGGGATGTTTTGGAACAAGACCGCATTATTCTTGAAAATCTGGCGCCCAATGCGCGGCAACATGAGTTCTTATATCAGCATGATGTCGGCTTGGCACGCTTACGCCGCATGATGAAAAAAGAAGCTGAAAAACAGCTTAAAAAAATTCAAGCTTTACAGGATGCGCAAGACAGTAGTCGTATTCGCATGCAGGATATTTCACATGCTTAG
- a CDS encoding recombinase-like helix-turn-helix domain-containing protein — MKEFNEKLARWINATPSKDAGINNIQIPGQVEHLVWQNRSKIPSQYEMDFVQHLIQAFSNDVTQLNDLVSTLNQQGFRNEDGELWTIECFSSEMQRLGY; from the coding sequence ATGAAAGAGTTCAATGAAAAGCTAGCCAGATGGATTAATGCGACGCCTTCAAAGGACGCAGGAATTAACAATATTCAAATCCCCGGTCAGGTCGAACATTTGGTGTGGCAAAACCGCAGCAAAATACCCAGCCAATATGAAATGGATTTTGTTCAGCATTTAATACAAGCGTTTAGCAATGACGTCACCCAGCTCAATGATTTGGTTAGCACACTGAATCAGCAAGGATTTAGAAATGAAGATGGTGAGCTTTGGACCATCGAGTGTTTTTCCAGTGAAATGCAACGTTTGGGTTATTAA
- a CDS encoding non-heme iron oxygenase ferredoxin subunit, translated as MNWISVCKIDDVAEEEPKAVAVDDKSIGIFVIEENYFAVENVCPHAYALLTEGFIEGNTVECPLHEAIFNLESGVLESGPGCRNLCVYPVRVENGEVQIQL; from the coding sequence ATGAACTGGATCTCTGTTTGTAAGATTGATGATGTTGCTGAGGAGGAACCCAAAGCCGTTGCTGTAGATGACAAAAGTATTGGTATTTTTGTGATCGAGGAAAATTATTTTGCGGTTGAAAATGTTTGTCCTCATGCCTATGCACTGCTGACTGAAGGATTTATCGAAGGCAATACAGTGGAATGCCCATTGCATGAAGCAATTTTTAATCTTGAAAGTGGTGTCTTAGAGAGCGGGCCAGGTTGTAGAAATTTATGTGTTTACCCTGTGCGTGTTGAGAATGGAGAAGTACAAATTCAACTTTAA
- a CDS encoding IclR family transcriptional regulator, translating into MPMNSTNILLKQDTEANLDDRYLVPGLVRGLAILKLFDQHHQEMTISEIAEKLAVNRSSAFRLIHTLEHCGYLRKMSQKTYALNSNVMELGFNSLSKSSLIDIATPIMRELRDQIEIAVHLSILDNTHIVFVSNVQSNGPFTSNIHIGTRWPAHATVIGQLALSQLSEAEVIARYENFNDWQVYSERTPKNLDALLKRLEDVRQQAFMISWGHFNHDMAACAAPIYSQATQQISAILSVSCPLSSYSEAEFSNEVSKNVVAYADKISKFIYK; encoded by the coding sequence ATGCCAATGAACTCTACAAATATTCTTTTAAAGCAAGACACTGAGGCTAATTTAGATGATCGTTATTTGGTACCTGGTTTGGTACGTGGCTTGGCCATCCTCAAATTATTTGATCAACATCATCAAGAAATGACCATTTCTGAAATTGCAGAAAAACTAGCAGTGAATCGTTCTAGTGCATTTCGTTTAATCCATACCTTAGAACATTGCGGCTATTTAAGAAAAATGTCGCAAAAAACCTATGCACTGAATAGCAATGTGATGGAACTAGGGTTCAATAGTTTATCTAAATCTTCTTTAATTGATATTGCGACACCCATTATGCGGGAACTCCGCGATCAAATTGAAATTGCTGTGCATTTATCAATTTTAGACAATACCCATATTGTTTTTGTCAGCAATGTGCAATCCAATGGTCCATTCACCAGTAATATCCATATTGGTACACGCTGGCCGGCACATGCCACCGTCATTGGGCAATTGGCTTTATCTCAACTGAGTGAAGCAGAAGTGATTGCACGTTATGAAAACTTTAATGATTGGCAGGTTTATTCAGAACGTACGCCAAAAAATTTAGACGCGTTATTAAAACGCCTTGAAGACGTGCGGCAACAAGCCTTTATGATCAGTTGGGGGCATTTCAATCATGATATGGCAGCCTGTGCTGCACCCATTTATAGTCAAGCCACCCAACAAATTAGTGCTATATTATCCGTTAGTTGCCCGCTTAGCAGTTATTCTGAAGCAGAGTTTAGCAATGAGGTTTCAAAAAATGTTGTCGCATATGCCGATAAAATTTCAAAGTTTATTTATAAATAA
- a CDS encoding M20/M25/M40 family metallo-hydrolase produces MFSKKKLTLCVLTLGIALSACQDHQKSTDSKDHQEVKVDNALDISLDSTQMMAHLKAFEQIATQHQGNRAVGSSGGIASGDYILAYAKQLGYATQVQSFKNHQQLTGRNIIVTIPGTLKEPQLLIGAHYDSVKMGPGINDNASGVALLLELMRSLASSKQPLQHTIYLAFWDSEEEGIAGSRDYVAKLSPEQLQQIKAYINVDMVGTKDPEILIADGDRSSIDEMEKMLRERGMTENDFKPIIEGLRSIPVHAKDAALENSLQQFFKDKNLKIKEDVSILTASDTAAFLGKVPVTGLVLFNEKLQGDELEFAPCYHKACDTLELIDPESMKLAGEALMHLLRSLDAQ; encoded by the coding sequence AAAAATTAACATTATGTGTGCTGACACTCGGCATTGCTCTGAGCGCTTGTCAGGATCATCAGAAGTCAACGGACTCAAAAGATCATCAAGAAGTCAAAGTCGACAATGCTCTCGATATTTCTTTAGATAGTACGCAAATGATGGCGCATCTTAAGGCCTTTGAACAGATTGCGACTCAGCATCAGGGCAACCGTGCGGTGGGAAGCTCTGGTGGTATTGCCAGTGGTGACTACATTTTAGCTTATGCGAAGCAACTGGGTTATGCGACTCAAGTACAAAGTTTTAAAAATCACCAGCAGTTAACCGGTCGTAATATTATTGTGACCATTCCAGGAACATTAAAAGAACCGCAACTGCTAATAGGTGCGCACTATGATTCTGTAAAAATGGGACCTGGAATAAATGATAATGCATCTGGTGTAGCATTATTATTGGAACTGATGCGGAGTTTGGCTAGCAGTAAACAACCATTGCAGCATACGATTTATTTGGCTTTTTGGGATTCTGAAGAAGAAGGTATTGCTGGATCACGCGATTATGTTGCCAAGTTAAGTCCCGAACAATTACAGCAGATCAAAGCATATATTAATGTTGATATGGTGGGTACCAAAGATCCAGAGATTCTTATTGCAGATGGTGATCGTTCATCTATCGATGAGATGGAAAAAATGTTGCGCGAGCGCGGAATGACTGAAAATGACTTTAAACCGATCATTGAGGGATTACGCAGTATTCCTGTCCATGCAAAGGATGCCGCATTGGAAAATAGTTTGCAGCAGTTCTTTAAAGATAAAAATCTAAAAATCAAAGAGGACGTTTCTATTTTAACTGCCAGCGATACTGCGGCATTTTTAGGGAAAGTTCCCGTGACCGGACTGGTTTTATTTAATGAAAAACTGCAAGGTGATGAGTTAGAGTTTGCACCATGCTATCACAAGGCTTGTGACACACTAGAGCTGATCGATCCAGAGTCAATGAAATTGGCAGGTGAGGCATTAATGCATTTATTAAGAAGCTTAGATGCCCAATAA